The Streptomyces pactum genome contains a region encoding:
- a CDS encoding SsgA family sporulation/cell division regulator, with translation MHPDPTVVERELELRLILSPEQGIPVPALLCYHADDPYAVHITFHIDSGRPVHWTFARDLLVEGVFRPCGHGDVRVWPSKAEGRSVVLMALSSPDGDALLQAPSAQVSAWLERTLRAVPPGTEGGQLGIDDGLAELLAR, from the coding sequence ATGCACCCCGACCCCACCGTCGTGGAACGCGAACTGGAGCTGAGGCTCATCCTGTCGCCCGAGCAAGGCATTCCGGTACCGGCCCTGCTCTGCTACCACGCCGACGACCCGTACGCCGTCCACATCACCTTCCACATCGACTCCGGCCGCCCGGTGCACTGGACGTTCGCCCGCGACCTGCTGGTGGAGGGGGTGTTCCGGCCGTGCGGGCACGGGGACGTGCGGGTGTGGCCGTCGAAGGCGGAGGGCCGCAGCGTCGTGCTGATGGCGCTGAGCAGCCCGGACGGGGACGCCCTCCTTCAGGCGCCGTCGGCACAGGTGTCGGCCTGGCTGGAGCGGACCCTGCGGGCGGTGCCGCCGGGCACCGAGGGCGGGCAGCTCGGCATCGACGACGGGCTGGCCGAGCTGCTCGCCCGGTGA
- the hppD gene encoding 4-hydroxyphenylpyruvate dioxygenase — protein sequence MTQTTHHTPDTARQADPFPVKGMDAVVFAVGNAKQAAHYYSTAFGMQLVAYSGPENGSRETASYVLENGSARFVFTSVIKPATEWGRFLAQHVAEHGDGVVDLAIEVPDARAAHAYAVEHGARSIAEPYEAKDEHGTVVLAAIATYGETRHTLVERTGYDGPYLPGYAAAEPMVEPPAQRTFQAVDHCVGNVELGRMNEWVGFYNKVMGFTNMKEFVGDDIATEYSALMSKVVADGTLKVKFPINEPAVAKKKSQIDEYLEFYGGAGVQHIALNTNDIVQTVRTMRAAGVQFLSTPDSYYDTLGEWAGETRVPVETLRELKILVDRDEDGYLLQIFTKPVQDRPTVFFELIERHGSMGFGKGNFKALFEAIEREQEKRGNL from the coding sequence ATGACGCAGACCACACACCACACTCCCGACACCGCCCGGCAGGCCGATCCCTTCCCGGTCAAGGGAATGGACGCGGTCGTCTTCGCCGTGGGCAACGCCAAGCAGGCCGCGCACTACTACTCCACCGCCTTCGGCATGCAACTGGTCGCCTACTCCGGACCGGAGAACGGCAGCCGCGAGACCGCGAGCTACGTCCTGGAGAACGGCTCCGCCCGCTTCGTGTTCACCTCGGTGATCAAGCCCGCCACCGAGTGGGGCCGCTTCCTCGCCCAGCACGTGGCCGAGCACGGCGACGGCGTCGTCGACCTCGCCATCGAGGTCCCGGACGCGCGCGCCGCCCACGCCTACGCCGTCGAACACGGCGCCCGCTCGATCGCCGAGCCGTACGAGGCCAAGGACGAGCACGGCACCGTCGTCCTCGCCGCCATCGCCACCTACGGCGAGACCCGCCACACCCTCGTCGAGCGCACCGGCTACGACGGCCCCTACCTGCCCGGCTACGCCGCCGCCGAGCCGATGGTCGAGCCGCCCGCCCAGCGCACCTTCCAGGCCGTGGACCACTGCGTCGGCAACGTCGAACTCGGCCGCATGAACGAGTGGGTCGGCTTCTACAACAAGGTCATGGGCTTCACGAACATGAAGGAGTTCGTGGGCGACGACATCGCCACCGAGTACAGCGCGCTGATGTCCAAGGTGGTCGCCGACGGCACCCTCAAGGTCAAGTTCCCGATCAACGAGCCCGCGGTCGCCAAGAAGAAGTCCCAGATCGACGAGTACCTGGAGTTCTACGGCGGCGCCGGCGTCCAGCACATCGCGCTGAACACCAACGACATCGTGCAGACCGTGCGCACGATGAGGGCGGCCGGCGTCCAGTTCCTGAGCACGCCCGACTCGTACTACGACACGCTCGGCGAGTGGGCGGGCGAGACCCGGGTGCCCGTGGAGACCCTGCGCGAGCTGAAGATCCTCGTCGACCGCGACGAGGACGGCTACCTGCTGCAGATCTTCACCAAGCCGGTCCAGGACCGCCCGACCGTCTTCTTCGAGCTGATCGAACGGCACGGCTCGATGGGCTTCGGCAAGGGCAACTTCAAGGCCCTGTTCGAGGCGATCGAGCGCGAGCAGGAGAAGCGCGGCAACCTCTGA
- a CDS encoding tetratricopeptide repeat protein, whose translation MQIEHGWLSRRRSRVLIASVAGAVVLGGVLVLLPWDGGDAPAPAPGPAALARGAVTTGVPAALGDLAVLIGDRETHLRAHPLDGTSWAVLGAAYVEQGRRTADVANWPKAEKALRTSLKVGAERNPQALEGLAALAVARRDFPAAKKWGESAVKAAPKRWTAHAVLIDAYTGLGDDEGVGRALEKMMELRPDAPAVGARAAAVYRDRGWREDAQARISDAAAAAGAPAERAAYLEQAGRLAFERGEREEALRFFQEALRTDPDQRAAQAGQGRVLAALGRTTDALSAYQAALAKRPSPRYALELGELYESLGLGQAARVQYDLLRERVRGAEAAGADEQLLLGRFEADHGDAASAVRRLRAEWGRQPGTAVADALGWALHRGGAHEEALEFATIATEGDKGGGVRSALYVFHRGVIEKELERYGPARRHLREALMINPYFSPLRAPEAERALAELGEPSVEDPPG comes from the coding sequence ATGCAGATCGAACACGGGTGGCTTTCCCGCCGCCGGAGCCGGGTGCTGATCGCCTCCGTCGCCGGGGCCGTCGTTCTCGGCGGGGTCCTGGTACTGCTGCCCTGGGACGGCGGCGACGCTCCCGCGCCCGCGCCGGGGCCCGCGGCGCTGGCTCGTGGCGCGGTCACCACGGGGGTTCCGGCCGCGCTCGGGGACCTGGCGGTGCTGATCGGCGACCGGGAGACCCACCTGCGGGCGCATCCGCTGGACGGGACGTCGTGGGCGGTGCTGGGCGCGGCGTACGTCGAGCAGGGCCGGCGTACGGCGGACGTCGCGAACTGGCCGAAGGCCGAGAAGGCGCTGCGCACCTCGCTGAAGGTCGGGGCGGAGCGCAATCCGCAGGCCCTGGAGGGGCTGGCGGCGCTGGCGGTGGCGCGGCGGGACTTCCCGGCGGCCAAGAAGTGGGGCGAGAGCGCGGTGAAGGCGGCGCCGAAGCGGTGGACGGCGCACGCGGTGCTGATCGACGCGTACACCGGGCTCGGTGACGACGAGGGCGTGGGGCGGGCCCTGGAGAAGATGATGGAGCTGCGGCCGGACGCGCCGGCCGTCGGGGCGCGGGCGGCGGCGGTCTACCGGGACCGGGGCTGGCGCGAGGACGCGCAGGCCCGGATCTCCGACGCGGCGGCGGCCGCCGGGGCGCCGGCCGAGCGGGCGGCGTACCTGGAGCAGGCCGGACGGCTGGCCTTCGAGCGCGGGGAGCGTGAGGAGGCGCTGCGGTTCTTCCAGGAGGCGCTGCGCACCGACCCCGACCAGCGGGCCGCGCAGGCCGGGCAGGGGCGGGTGCTGGCGGCGCTGGGCCGGACGACGGACGCGCTGTCCGCGTACCAGGCGGCGCTGGCCAAGCGGCCGAGCCCCCGGTACGCGCTGGAGCTGGGCGAGTTGTACGAGTCACTGGGGCTCGGGCAGGCCGCGCGGGTGCAGTACGACCTGCTGCGGGAGCGGGTGCGGGGCGCCGAGGCGGCCGGGGCCGACGAGCAGTTGCTGCTCGGGCGGTTCGAGGCGGACCACGGGGACGCGGCGTCGGCGGTGCGGCGGCTGCGGGCCGAGTGGGGGCGGCAGCCGGGGACCGCGGTGGCCGACGCGCTGGGCTGGGCGCTGCACCGCGGCGGTGCGCACGAGGAGGCGCTGGAGTTCGCGACGATCGCGACCGAGGGCGACAAGGGCGGCGGGGTGCGCAGCGCGCTGTACGTGTTCCACCGCGGTGTGATCGAGAAGGAGCTGGAGCGGTACGGGCCCGCGCGGCGGCACCTGCGGGAGGCGCTGATGATCAACCCGTACTTCTCCCCGCTGCGGGCGCCGGAGGCCGAGCGGGCGCTGGCGGAGCTGGGCGAGCCCTCGGTGGAGGACCCGCCCGGCTAG
- a CDS encoding RDD family protein: protein MSAPTPAPGDDRPREGYYPDPSIPGYVRYWNGASWVPGTSRPAPEDGESLAPPPGARPSVEETGPHFFDEDPVEEPPAAASQHGSRPEPATAWGADRSHQSGFADDPNRRVAWPGTARGADPRVPHARGTRPARGAAAESGPADAGSGSRGVGGARDEQARGAAGAGAGASAGAPSGTRPGAAGGGAGPAGSAGSAGSAGGGPSSDAGSAEGRSAQGDDARSRRSDASAGTVSGEAEGGSGNTFVFRRPTAGPQGPQSPQGPQAPGGGADEGTMTFRAVSPRAAAGGPGFGAGKAAAARAAQGPAAPAPTAPSGPQQPVAPTGPVAPTGPAGPTGPTGPAVPHQAAAPQPAAASAPLAPGPGGGQSSWAQQVHRLAGAGGDEQPVAPWKPPVEDVFQAAARRQAAARPAGLGKRLAARLIDTAVLAGVTGVAAVPLGVKAVDHVNGKIDEAKLSGETVTVWLLDGTTSMYLGIVLAVLLLFGVVYEVLPTAKWGRTPGKKLLGLEVRDIEAHEPPSFGAALRRWLVYSVPGLLVVGVVGVAWCLFDRPWHQCWHDKASRTFVAG, encoded by the coding sequence ATGAGCGCCCCAACCCCGGCCCCCGGCGACGACAGGCCCCGCGAAGGGTATTACCCGGACCCGTCCATTCCTGGATACGTCCGGTACTGGAACGGTGCCTCCTGGGTGCCGGGCACCAGCCGCCCCGCCCCCGAGGACGGCGAGTCGCTCGCGCCTCCGCCCGGCGCGCGGCCCTCCGTCGAGGAGACCGGCCCGCACTTCTTCGACGAGGACCCGGTCGAGGAGCCCCCCGCCGCCGCGTCCCAGCACGGCAGCCGCCCGGAACCCGCGACGGCCTGGGGCGCCGACCGCTCCCACCAGTCGGGCTTCGCCGACGACCCGAACCGCCGCGTCGCCTGGCCGGGCACCGCCCGGGGCGCGGACCCGAGGGTCCCGCACGCCCGGGGGACGCGGCCGGCCCGGGGGGCGGCGGCCGAGTCCGGTCCCGCCGACGCGGGCAGCGGTTCGAGGGGCGTCGGCGGCGCCCGGGACGAGCAGGCCCGTGGCGCCGCCGGTGCCGGCGCCGGCGCGAGTGCGGGGGCACCGAGTGGCACCCGGCCCGGAGCGGCCGGTGGCGGGGCCGGGCCGGCGGGGTCCGCGGGGTCCGCGGGGTCCGCAGGCGGTGGCCCCTCCTCCGACGCCGGATCCGCCGAGGGGCGGTCCGCACAGGGCGACGACGCCCGCTCCAGGCGGTCGGACGCCTCGGCGGGGACCGTGTCGGGCGAGGCGGAGGGCGGGTCGGGCAACACCTTCGTCTTCCGGCGCCCGACGGCCGGTCCCCAGGGCCCCCAAAGCCCCCAGGGCCCCCAGGCCCCGGGCGGCGGCGCCGACGAGGGCACCATGACCTTCCGCGCGGTCTCCCCGCGTGCGGCCGCGGGAGGCCCCGGCTTCGGCGCCGGCAAGGCCGCGGCCGCCCGTGCCGCGCAGGGCCCCGCGGCCCCCGCTCCCACGGCCCCCTCCGGCCCGCAGCAGCCGGTCGCCCCCACCGGTCCGGTCGCCCCCACCGGCCCGGCCGGTCCCACCGGTCCCACCGGTCCGGCCGTCCCCCATCAGGCCGCCGCCCCGCAGCCGGCCGCCGCATCCGCCCCGCTGGCGCCCGGCCCCGGCGGCGGTCAGTCCTCCTGGGCACAGCAGGTGCACCGGCTCGCCGGAGCCGGCGGGGACGAGCAGCCCGTCGCCCCTTGGAAGCCGCCCGTCGAGGACGTGTTCCAGGCCGCCGCCCGGCGCCAGGCGGCGGCCCGCCCCGCCGGGCTCGGCAAGCGGCTGGCCGCCCGCCTGATCGACACCGCCGTCCTCGCGGGCGTCACGGGCGTTGCCGCCGTGCCCCTCGGCGTCAAGGCGGTCGACCACGTCAACGGCAAGATCGACGAGGCCAAACTCTCCGGCGAGACCGTCACGGTGTGGCTGCTCGACGGAACGACCTCCATGTACCTGGGCATCGTGCTGGCCGTCCTGCTGCTCTTCGGCGTCGTCTACGAGGTGCTGCCCACCGCCAAGTGGGGCCGCACTCCGGGCAAGAAGCTGCTCGGCCTGGAGGTGCGGGACATCGAGGCCCACGAGCCCCCGTCCTTCGGCGCGGCCCTGCGCCGCTGGCTGGTCTACAGCGTGCCCGGTCTCCTGGTGGTCGGTGTCGTCGGCGTCGCGTGGTGCCTGTTCGACCGTCCGTGGCACCAGTGCTGGCACGACAAGGCATCCCGCACCTTCGTGGCCGGCTGA
- a CDS encoding Lrp/AsnC family transcriptional regulator: MAIDRLDGRIIGLLAGEPRIGVLEMSRRLGVARGTVQARLDRLQSNGVIRGFGPEVDPAALGYPVTAFATLQIRQGQGADVRAHLATVPEVLELHTTTGTGDMLCRLVARSNADLQRVIDLVVGFDGIVRASTAIVMENPVPLRIIPLVEQAAEDSDRRD; encoded by the coding sequence ATGGCGATCGATCGACTGGACGGGCGGATCATCGGGCTGCTGGCCGGGGAGCCGCGGATCGGGGTGCTGGAGATGTCGCGGCGCCTCGGCGTGGCGCGCGGCACGGTCCAGGCGCGGCTGGACCGGCTTCAGTCGAACGGAGTCATCCGCGGCTTCGGTCCCGAGGTGGACCCGGCGGCGCTCGGCTACCCGGTCACCGCGTTCGCCACGCTCCAGATCCGGCAGGGCCAAGGAGCCGACGTACGGGCGCACTTGGCGACCGTGCCGGAGGTGCTGGAGCTGCACACCACGACCGGCACCGGGGACATGCTGTGCCGGCTGGTGGCCCGCTCGAACGCCGATCTCCAGCGGGTGATCGACCTGGTTGTCGGTTTTGATGGCATCGTCCGGGCCTCCACGGCGATCGTCATGGAGAACCCCGTTCCGCTGCGGATCATCCCGCTGGTGGAGCAGGCGGCCGAGGACAGCGACAGACGCGACTGA
- a CDS encoding FAD-binding oxidoreductase — protein sequence MIMSRIEAPRDADDAAAAVDAATAVTGTLVDRLLAGLPSGSVLTDPDVTASYANDMASFCPAGAPAVVVLPRTVEDVQHVMRTATELRVPVVPQGARTGLSGAANATDGCVVLSLTRMDRILEINPVDRVAVVEPGVVNATLSRAVNEHGLYYPPDPSSWETCTIGGNIGTASGGLCCVKYGVTAEYVLGLDVVLADGRLMTTGRRTAKGVAGYDLTRLFVGSEGSLGIVVRAVLALRPEPPEQLVLAAEFASATAACDAICRIMKTEGREALPRKGGGGRREGGHVPSLLELMDRTTVKAVNDLAHMGLPESTEALLLAAFDTADPAADLAAVGALCEAAGATRVVPADDAAESELLLQARRLSLTALEAVKGTTMIDDVCVPRSRLGDMLEGIERVAAKYGLTIGVCAHAGDGNTHPTVCFDAQDPDESRRARESFDEIMALGLELGGTITGEHGVGVLKKEWLAREIGPVGLEMQRAIKQAFDPLDILNPGKLF from the coding sequence GTGATCATGAGCCGTATCGAAGCGCCTCGCGACGCAGACGACGCAGCCGCCGCCGTCGACGCAGCCACGGCGGTCACCGGCACACTCGTCGACCGGCTGCTGGCCGGCCTGCCCTCCGGGTCCGTCCTCACCGACCCCGACGTCACGGCCTCGTACGCCAACGACATGGCGAGCTTCTGCCCGGCGGGCGCCCCCGCGGTGGTCGTCCTGCCGCGCACCGTCGAGGACGTCCAGCACGTCATGCGCACCGCCACCGAGCTGCGCGTCCCGGTCGTCCCGCAGGGCGCCCGCACCGGCCTGTCCGGCGCGGCCAACGCCACCGACGGCTGCGTCGTGCTGTCGCTGACCAGGATGGACCGCATCCTGGAGATCAACCCGGTCGACCGCGTCGCCGTCGTCGAACCGGGCGTCGTCAACGCCACGCTCTCCCGCGCGGTGAACGAACACGGCCTGTACTACCCGCCCGACCCGTCGAGCTGGGAGACGTGCACCATCGGCGGCAACATCGGCACCGCCTCCGGCGGCCTGTGCTGCGTCAAGTACGGGGTGACCGCCGAGTACGTCCTCGGCCTGGACGTCGTCCTCGCCGACGGCCGCCTGATGACCACCGGCCGCCGCACCGCCAAGGGCGTCGCCGGGTACGACCTCACCCGGCTCTTCGTCGGCTCCGAGGGCTCGCTCGGCATCGTCGTACGGGCCGTCCTCGCGCTGCGCCCCGAGCCGCCCGAGCAGTTGGTGCTGGCCGCCGAGTTCGCCTCCGCGACCGCCGCGTGCGACGCGATCTGCCGGATCATGAAAACAGAAGGGCGCGAAGCGCTTCCGCGGAAGGGCGGTGGTGGGCGACGGGAGGGCGGGCACGTGCCGTCCCTCCTCGAACTGATGGACCGTACGACCGTCAAGGCGGTCAACGACCTCGCCCACATGGGGCTGCCGGAGTCCACGGAGGCCCTTCTCCTCGCCGCCTTCGACACCGCCGACCCGGCCGCCGACCTCGCCGCCGTCGGCGCGCTGTGCGAGGCCGCGGGCGCCACGCGGGTGGTCCCGGCCGACGACGCGGCCGAGTCGGAACTCCTCCTCCAGGCCCGCCGCCTGTCCCTCACCGCCCTCGAGGCCGTCAAGGGCACGACGATGATCGACGACGTGTGCGTGCCCCGGTCCCGGCTCGGCGACATGCTGGAGGGCATCGAGCGCGTCGCGGCGAAGTACGGCCTCACCATCGGGGTCTGCGCCCACGCGGGCGACGGCAACACCCACCCCACGGTCTGCTTCGACGCCCAGGACCCCGACGAGTCCCGGCGCGCCCGCGAGTCCTTCGACGAGATCATGGCCCTCGGCCTGGAACTCGGCGGCACCATCACCGGCGAGCACGGCGTGGGCGTGCTGAAGAAGGAGTGGCTGGCGCGGGAGATCGGCCCGGTGGGGCTGGAGATGCAGCGGGCGATCAAGCAGGCGTTCGACCCGCTGGACATCCTCAACCCGGGCAAGCTCTTCTGA
- a CDS encoding glycine betaine ABC transporter substrate-binding protein has translation MRRRRCVLLAASLLVAAAGCGLTSGSPMVDDVEPGTIGRGRPLEGADLTVTSKEFTEQLILGAIMGIAFQAAGAEVLDRTGIQGSVGTRAAVENGDADATYEYTGTAWITYLGNTRPIPDPRQQWEAVRDADRENDITWLPPAPLNNTYALAMNQANYEKYGTKTLSEVAELSKSDPGAVTLCVEGEFANRADGLPGLERAYGMDIPARNITQMDTGIIYTQTAQGACTYGEVFTTDGRIKSMNLVVMEDDKQFFPNYNAAPMIRTATLKEWPAIASVLAPVTKALTNDVARTLNAKVDVDGEDPHQVALDWMKERGFVKEG, from the coding sequence ATGAGACGGCGCAGATGCGTGCTGCTGGCCGCCTCGCTCCTGGTCGCGGCCGCGGGCTGCGGTCTGACCAGCGGCTCCCCCATGGTCGACGACGTCGAGCCCGGCACGATCGGACGGGGCCGGCCGCTGGAGGGCGCGGACCTCACCGTCACCTCCAAGGAGTTCACCGAGCAACTGATCCTCGGCGCGATCATGGGCATCGCCTTCCAGGCGGCGGGCGCGGAGGTGCTCGACCGCACCGGCATCCAGGGGTCCGTCGGCACCCGCGCGGCGGTCGAGAACGGCGACGCCGACGCCACGTACGAGTACACGGGCACCGCCTGGATCACGTACCTCGGCAACACCAGGCCGATTCCCGACCCGCGGCAGCAGTGGGAGGCGGTACGCGACGCCGACCGGGAGAACGACATCACGTGGCTGCCGCCGGCACCGCTGAACAACACCTACGCGCTGGCGATGAACCAGGCCAACTACGAGAAGTACGGCACGAAGACGCTGTCGGAGGTCGCCGAGCTGTCGAAGTCCGATCCCGGCGCCGTGACGCTGTGTGTGGAGGGCGAGTTCGCCAACCGCGCGGACGGGCTGCCGGGGCTGGAGCGGGCGTACGGGATGGACATCCCGGCCCGGAACATCACGCAGATGGACACCGGCATCATCTACACCCAGACCGCGCAGGGCGCCTGCACCTACGGCGAGGTGTTCACCACCGACGGGCGGATCAAGTCGATGAACCTGGTGGTGATGGAGGACGACAAGCAGTTCTTCCCGAACTACAACGCGGCGCCCATGATCCGGACCGCGACCCTGAAGGAGTGGCCGGCCATCGCCTCGGTCCTCGCGCCGGTCACGAAGGCGCTGACCAACGACGTCGCGCGGACCCTGAACGCGAAGGTCGACGTGGACGGCGAGGACCCGCACCAGGTGGCGCTGGACTGGATGAAGGAGAGGGGCTTCGTGAAGGAGGGCTGA
- a CDS encoding ABC transporter ATP-binding protein: MELESLTKRYPGNPQPAVENVSMEIKAGETVILVGPSGCGKSTTLKMINRLIEPSGGRIRINGEDVTDIDPVKLRRKVGYAIQSSGLFPHMTVAQNIALVPKMIGWPKARIRARVEEMLDLVGLDAGEFHGRYPRQLSGGQQQRVGVARALAADPPVLLMDEPFGAVDPITRDHLQDELIRLQHELHKTIVFVTHDFDEAIKLGDRIAVLRERSHIAQFDTPEAILTNPADDFVSGFVGAGAALKRLNLTRVRDVGITDYPTVNVEDPLQHIFNQLRAAGTNEILLLDRRGRPYKWLRRGDLMRAKGSLARAGTLVHDTVTRDATLRDALEAVLTDNAGRVAVTGRRGEYEGVVDVETLMNSVHEMLEADRLDAMEHQHDLEEARAEQTHAEQEGFGGNGAKA; the protein is encoded by the coding sequence ATCGAGCTGGAGTCCCTCACCAAGCGCTACCCCGGCAATCCGCAGCCGGCCGTCGAGAACGTGTCGATGGAGATCAAGGCCGGCGAGACGGTCATCCTCGTCGGTCCCTCGGGCTGCGGGAAGTCCACCACCCTGAAGATGATCAACCGGCTGATCGAGCCCAGCGGCGGACGCATCCGCATCAACGGCGAGGACGTCACCGACATCGACCCGGTGAAGCTGCGCCGCAAGGTCGGCTACGCGATCCAGTCCTCCGGCCTCTTCCCGCACATGACCGTCGCCCAGAACATCGCGCTGGTACCGAAGATGATCGGCTGGCCGAAGGCGCGGATCCGGGCGCGGGTGGAGGAGATGCTCGACCTGGTCGGGCTGGACGCCGGGGAGTTCCACGGCCGCTATCCGCGCCAGTTGTCCGGCGGCCAGCAGCAGCGGGTGGGCGTGGCGCGGGCGCTGGCGGCCGATCCACCGGTGCTGCTGATGGACGAGCCCTTCGGCGCGGTCGACCCGATCACCCGGGACCACCTCCAGGACGAGCTGATCCGGCTCCAGCACGAGCTGCACAAGACGATCGTCTTCGTCACCCACGACTTCGACGAGGCGATCAAGCTGGGCGACCGCATCGCCGTGCTGCGCGAACGCTCCCACATCGCCCAGTTCGACACCCCGGAGGCCATCCTCACCAACCCGGCGGACGACTTCGTCTCCGGCTTCGTGGGCGCCGGGGCGGCGCTGAAGCGGCTGAACCTGACCCGCGTACGGGACGTGGGGATCACCGACTACCCGACGGTGAACGTGGAGGACCCGCTCCAGCACATCTTCAACCAGCTCCGGGCGGCCGGCACCAACGAGATCCTGCTCCTCGACCGGCGCGGACGGCCCTACAAGTGGCTCAGGCGCGGTGACCTGATGCGGGCCAAGGGCTCGCTGGCGCGGGCCGGGACGCTGGTGCACGACACGGTGACCCGGGACGCGACGCTGCGGGACGCGCTGGAGGCGGTGCTCACGGACAACGCGGGGCGGGTCGCGGTCACCGGGCGGCGCGGCGAGTACGAGGGCGTCGTCGACGTGGAGACGCTGATGAACTCCGTGCACGAGATGCTGGAGGCCGACCGGCTCGACGCGATGGAGCACCAGCACGACCTGGAGGAGGCCCGGGCCGAGCAGACCCATGCCGAGCAGGAGGGCTTCGGAGGGAACGGGGCCAAGGCGTGA
- a CDS encoding ABC transporter permease — protein sequence MSTSSSGPSRGSPFGRRPEGEHEVRGVAYRDEGEAEHEPHPPSPRAAKRRVGWRKLTFLPVVLVAVLLATWLWFRQADLDSLSRNALSDGQVTKALWQHVQLTVISTFFVLIIAIPLGILLTRGMFRKATPVAMAFANMGQATPAIGLLALLVIWLGIGRRAALIGIIIYALLPVLSNTIAGLKANDPTLLEAARGIGMSPLGVLTRVELPLAVPLILAGVRTALVLNVGTATLATFGGGGGLGVLITTGITSQRMPVLVLGSVLTVALALLVDWLASLAELLLRPRGLEAGS from the coding sequence GTGAGCACCTCTTCTTCCGGCCCCTCCCGCGGCTCCCCCTTCGGCCGGCGGCCCGAGGGCGAGCACGAGGTCAGGGGGGTCGCCTACCGGGACGAGGGCGAGGCGGAGCACGAGCCGCACCCGCCGTCCCCCCGGGCGGCGAAACGGCGGGTCGGCTGGCGGAAGCTGACCTTCCTGCCCGTGGTCCTGGTCGCCGTACTGCTGGCGACCTGGCTGTGGTTCCGGCAGGCCGACCTGGACTCGCTGAGCCGGAACGCCCTGTCGGACGGCCAGGTCACCAAGGCGCTGTGGCAGCACGTCCAGCTCACCGTGATCTCCACCTTCTTCGTGCTGATCATCGCGATCCCGCTGGGCATCCTGCTCACCCGCGGCATGTTCCGGAAGGCCACACCGGTGGCGATGGCGTTCGCCAACATGGGCCAGGCGACCCCGGCCATCGGCCTGCTGGCGCTGCTGGTGATCTGGCTGGGCATCGGCCGCCGGGCCGCCCTGATCGGCATCATCATCTACGCCCTCCTGCCGGTGCTGTCCAACACCATCGCCGGCCTGAAGGCGAACGACCCGACCCTGCTGGAGGCGGCCCGCGGCATCGGCATGTCCCCCCTGGGCGTGCTCACGCGCGTGGAGCTGCCGCTGGCCGTGCCGCTGATCCTGGCGGGTGTGCGCACGGCCCTCGTGCTGAACGTCGGGACGGCGACGCTGGCGACCTTCGGCGGGGGCGGCGGCCTCGGCGTGCTGATCACCACCGGCATCACCAGCCAGCGGATGCCGGTGCTGGTGCTCGGCTCGGTCCTCACCGTGGCCCTCGCGCTGCTGGTGGACTGGCTGGCCTCGCTCGCGGAACTGCTGCTGCGCCCCCGCGGTCTGGAGGCGGGGTCATGA
- a CDS encoding ABC transporter permease — translation MNFWEFLGSRHQQLLTDAYQHASAVFQCMVVAALLGVLIGVVTYRSEWAGNLATLTTSTILTIPSLAMIGLLIPIVGLGVPPTVTALVLYGLLPIVRNAIVGLRGVDPALVDAATGIGMSRVARLVRVELPLAWPPILTGIRVSTQMLMGIAAIAAYASGPGLGNEIFRGIASLGSKNALNQVLAGTLGIIVLALLFDAAYVLLGRLTIPRGIRA, via the coding sequence GTGAACTTCTGGGAGTTCCTGGGCAGCCGCCACCAGCAGTTGCTCACCGACGCCTACCAGCACGCCAGCGCGGTCTTCCAGTGCATGGTGGTGGCGGCCCTGCTCGGCGTCCTGATCGGCGTCGTCACCTACCGCAGCGAGTGGGCGGGGAACCTGGCGACGCTGACCACGTCGACGATCCTGACCATCCCGTCGCTGGCCATGATCGGTCTGCTCATCCCGATCGTGGGGCTGGGCGTGCCGCCGACGGTGACCGCGCTGGTCCTGTACGGGCTGCTGCCGATCGTGCGCAACGCGATCGTCGGCCTGCGCGGGGTGGACCCGGCGCTGGTGGACGCCGCGACGGGCATCGGGATGTCGCGCGTGGCCCGGCTGGTGCGGGTGGAGCTGCCGCTGGCCTGGCCGCCGATCCTCACCGGTATCCGGGTCTCGACGCAGATGCTGATGGGCATCGCCGCGATCGCCGCCTACGCCTCCGGACCGGGGCTCGGCAACGAGATCTTCCGCGGGATCGCCTCCCTGGGCAGCAAGAACGCGCTCAACCAGGTCCTCGCGGGCACGCTCGGCATCATCGTCCTGGCGCTGCTGTTCGACGCCGCCTACGTCCTGCTCGGACGGCTGACCATTCCGAGGGGGATCCGTGCCTGA